Within the Borrelia miyamotoi genome, the region TTTTTCTTTTCATAACTCTGAAAAGCTAAAGTTATCAATTTATCAAGCAAAGATTCATAATCAAGACCATCATGTTCACACATCTTAGAAAACATTGAAATATCTGTAAATCCTGGAATTGTATTTATCTCATTAATATAAATTAAATCAGTATCTTTTTCAATTAAAAAATCAATTCTTGCCATACCCCTAAGCTCTAAACATCTATAAGTCAGATATGCATACTCCTTAATGTCTAACAAATGCTTAGTATCAAGATGAGCAGGAATATCAAATATAATAGAATTTCCAGGGATAGTAGAATATTTAGCATCATAATCATAAAATAAAAAATCTTGTATGACGATTTCACCAGGACTAAATATTCTAATCTGATCATTTCCAATAACAGAACATTCAATTTCTCTTACCTGCATAAACTTCTCTGCTATAATTGTTAAATCATACTTAAAAGCTTCCTCAATGCATTTTTCAATCTGAGTATCATCATATGCAATACTTATCCCAATTGAAGACCCCAACATAGCTGGTTTTACAATTACAGGATATCCCAAATTTTGACTTATATCTTTTTTTATCCCATCTTTATCTAAAAGATAATCATATTCTCTAAATCCAACAAAAGGAATTAAGGGAAGATTAAAACTTTTAAGTAAAAGCTTACAGAAATACTTATTACTAGCAATAGCACTGCCTAAAATACCAGAACCAACACAAGGAATATCCATCATTTTTAAAAGTCCCTGAATAGACCCATCCTCACCTGTTCTCCCATGCACAATAGGAAACACAACATCAATTTTAAGATCCCTATTATTAACAAATATTCCACAACCAGGAATTAAACTAATAATGGCAGAACTATCTCTTTTAATTAATGCAGGATCATCAGGAATAGAATCCAGTAAATACCAAACCCCAGAATATTTGTCAATAAAACTTGAAAATACATTATACTTATCAATCTTCACAAGAGCTGAATAAATCCCATAAGCAGATCTAAGAGAAACTTCATGCTCAAAAGAAACTCCTCCAAATATTAACATAAGATTTTTTCTCATAGTATCAAATCCTTTAATTCATATTTAAAATAATATCCTTAATAACAGCTTCTTCATCCCAAAAAATACTTTTATCTTTATATATTATTGAACGTTCATGCCCCTTACCAAGAGTAACCACCAAATCACCCGTACATGCAATACTTATTGCCTTTTCAATTGCGCTTCTCCGATCAGGAATGAAAAATAAATTTTTATTTAAAGTCTTTTCTGAAATTCCTTCCGCAATGTTTTTAATTACTTGCATACTATCTTCACCTCTTGGGTCCTCATCACAAAGTATTATGATGTCTGAATATCTATTGGCAATTTCTCCCTGTAATCTTCTCTTGATAACATCTCGCTCTCCGGCAGAACCAAAAACAGAAATCAATCTATTCTTTGATAATCTTTTAAAAATAGGAAAAATCTTAAAAAAAGCCCCGGGTGTATGTGCATAATCAATAATTAAAGAAAAATCCTGTCCAAAATCAACACCCTGCATTCGTCCACAAAGACCCTCAATATTAATAAGCTTATCAGTAAGATCTGCAATATCAACACACATAATTTGATTAACAACAATTAAAGCCGCCATAACATTTTCGACATTAAAGCTACCAATCAAATTAATTCTAGCATCATATTTAATGTTTTTATGATAAAATTCAAACTCAGTAAAATTTATTTGTTCATTAATCCTACTTACAAAAAAATCAGCTCTTTGATTCCTTAAACTATATGTATAAGCTCTATTAATAGAATTTAAAAAGAGAGAAAAATTATCATCATCCATATTGATAATACCAAAACCACCATTATCATTTGCAGAAGAAAAAAGGCTAAGTTTAGCATTCAAATAATGATTAATAGTCCCATGAAATTCAAGATGCTCATGGGTAACATTAGTTAAAACAGCAACAGAATATGCAATATCAATAAGTCTTGATGTCCTAAAATCAAGCCCATGCGAAGTAGATTCAATAATAGCATATTCAATATTATTCTCTACCATTTTACTAAGAACTAAATGAATTTCTGTTGACTCTGGAGTTGACTGTCTATAAGGATTTTTAACCAAAGTCCCGCTTCCATCTTCAAAAAATACCGTTGAAATAAACCCAACCTTAACACCCATAGCCTTTAGTAAAGTATAGATGTAAAAACAAACAGAACTCTTACCATCGGTTCCTGTAACACCAATAATCTTAAGCTTCTTTGAAGGCTCATTATAAAAAATATGAGAAAAATTTGACATAAATCTCCTCATATTCCAAGAATCAACTCTAATGTATGTTACATTGGAATAATAGAAATCAACATCAGTAGTATGAACGATAACATTGCTGCCCCGTTGAATTGCTTCACCAATAAACTCTTGACCATCAAAATGAAGTCCTGGAAGAGCAAAAAACACAAAATTAGATAAAACATTCCTTGAATCATATGTAAGTCCCAATATTTCCACATTGCAAGACCCTCGAATCCCCTTTACTAGATCCTTATCTAACCTAGATAAAATATTATTAAGAGTTTTTTTATTCATATTCATAAATATTACAAAAATAAAATTTATTTTTATAGAAAAATACAAAAAATAGAATATTCAAAAAACATAAAATCCAATCATCAAATCACAAAAGATCAATAGATATTGTTTACAATTTAAATATTTTTTAATAAACTAAGTAATATTTAATGCGGCGTCGTACCCAAGTGGCTAAGGGAAAAGTCTGCAAAACTTTGATTCGCCGGTTCGAATCCGGTCGACGCCTTATAATCTTTAAGTTAAAATCAAGACAAATATTTTATAAAGATAAACAAAATTAAAGAAAATACCTTAAAGATAAACTAAAATAATAACTATGTTAGAATTAATAATTATATTAACATCCATAATTCTCTCAGCAATTTTCTCAGCATCAGAAACAGCTTACACGTCATTAAGTTTGATTCAACTTCAAGATATAAAGAAAAAAGGTAGACTAGGAACAATTGTATATCACTTAGCTCAAAATCCATCAAAACTTGTAACAACAATTCTAATCGGAAATAATATTGCAAATATAACAGCAAGTGCCCTTACAACAAAATTTGTTCTCGACAAATATGGACACAATGCACTTGCTTTATCGACTGGAATCATAACAATAATAGTTCTTATATGCTCAGAAATATTTCCTAAACAAATTGCTATTCTAAATAATGAGAGTATAGTTTTATCAACTTCAATTTTACTCAAGATATTAACAATTATATTAACACCAATAATATACGCAATTAATGGAATAGTTAAAGGTTTACTAAGCCTATGCAAAATAAAAGCAAGTCAAAAAATGACTAAAGATAGCATAAAAAACATGTTATCTTTAGCAGAAAAACTAGGAATTTTAGAAAATGATGACAGAATATTCATGCAGAAAATGCTAAACATAGGAGAAGTCAGAGCATCTGAAATTATGACACATCGTACAAAAGTATTCTTACTATCAAGCACATCAAAATTAAAAGATAAAATTAAATTAATTAAAAAAGAAGGATATTCCAGAATTCCTGTATATAAAGGTCAAAATAGAGAACAAATAATAGGAATTTTAATAACTAAAGACTTAATTGAAATCAGTAAAAAAAAACTTGAAAAAAGTATCATTAAATTTGTCAAACCTGCTGTTTTTGTACAACAAAACAAAAGAATAAAAGATATACTAGATGTAATGCGACAAAAACAAAAAATAATGGCCATTGTTATCGATGAATATGGAGGCTTTTCAGGAATACTTACAATAGAAGATATAGTAGAAAAAATCTTTGGAGAAATATTTGATGAATATGATTTCGAAGAAGAAAAACAACTCATTACTAAAAAAGATGAACATATTTATCTAATATCTGGCGAGACTACATTTGATGAAATTGAAGAAACAGTTGGAATAAAAATTCAACACAAAGACTACATAAACACAATTGGAGGCTATATCATGGATTTACTTGATAAAATACCCACAAAAGGAGAGCAAGTTAATACAGAACATGGAGAATATTTAATAGAAGAAATCCAGAATCATAAAATAAAAAAAATAACATTCAAAAAACTTGAAAAGGAATGAAAATGAACAAAAATATTTGGAAAATACTTTTTCATTATTTAAAATCCAACTTAAACCCAAAGCTCAATCTGATAGCAATATCAAAATATAAAGGATTTAATCAAAAAATCCACAATTCTTTAGGAATGAATAACAAAAGGAGGAAAAATGCTAAACAATATCACAAAATTTCTTAATAAAACATATGATTATATGATCACACTAATTGTACTAGTAATAATATTAATAATAGCCATTTCAAATATTTTTATAGTTGGACCATCTGAGGAAGCAATTGTTCTTCGTCTTGGTAAGTTAAATAGAACACTTGAATCAGGCATATATATAAAAATTCCATTAATTGAAGACAAGGTTATTGTACCAGTAAAGATAGTACAAGAAGTTAAATTTGGCTTTAATACAAACAATAAAACAGCAACTTATTCAGGCGAGGATGAAGGAATAATTATTACCGGTGATTTAAATATAATCAATGTTGAATGGTTAGTACAATATAAAATTAGTGACCCATATTCTTTCATGTTTAAGGTAGAACACCCAGAAGAAACCATAAAAGACATTGCAAAATCATCAATGAATAAATTAATTGGTGACAATACTATTTTTGAGATAATTAATGACAACAGAGTTGGTGTCACAGAAGGGGTAAAAATTTCTATGAATGAAATTATAAAGAAATATAACTTAGGAATTGATATTGTTCAAGTACAAATCAGAAATGCTATGCCCCCCAAAGGAAAAGTTTACGAAGCGTTTGAAGATGTTAACATTGCAATCCAAGACAAAAATAAATTCATTAATGAGGGAAAGAAAAAATTTAATCAAGTTATCCCAAAAATTAGAGGGGAAGCACTTAAACTGATAGAAGAAGCTCAAGGATACAAAGTAAACAGAATAAATAATGCATTAGCTGAAACTGCTATCTTTAATGCGATCCTTAGCTCGTACACCAAAGCGCCAGAAATTACAATAGAGAGAATCTATAACGAAGCAATGAGGGAAATTCTAGAAAATAAAGATAATATTGAAATAATTGACAAAAATTTAAACAATTTCCTGCCATTTAAGGAGGTCAAATAAATGAAGCACATATTAAAATTCTTATTCTCCATTACCAAAATTTTAGCTTCTGTATTAATATTGGTATTAACACTATTAGCCATCGTACAACCAATCTATATATTAAAAGAAAATGAAATTTCAATTACTACAAGGCTTGGAAGAATTGAAAGAACTGAAAATACAGCAGGACTTAAATATAAAATCCCATTCATTGAAAATGTACAAATATTCCCCAGAAATATACTTAGATGGGATGGAGAACCTCAAAGAATCCCAACAGGAGGGGAAGAAAAGCAATTAATTTGGATAGACGCAACTGCTAGATGGAGAATTTCAGATATTAATCAATTCTATACCGCAATTAAAACAATGGACAGAGCTTATACAAGAATCAACGCTGCTATTGAGCCTGCCGTTAGAGGTGTTATCGCTAAATATCCTTTACTTGAAATCATAAGAAGCTCAAATAATCCAATCCAACGTCTATCTGATGGAGTTTTAATACCAGAAGAAATTAAAAATAACACAACATACAAAATCACAAAGGGTCGAAAAGTAATTGAAAATGAAATAATTAAAGTTTCTAATAACAATACAAAAGACATTGGAATTGAAATTGTAGATGTACTTATCAGAAAAATTGGTTATGATCTAAGTTTAATTGACTCTGTACATAACAGAATGATTTCAGAAAGGCAACAAATTGCAGAAGAGCAAAGAAGTATGGGAATCGCTGAGCAAACAAAAATCCTTGGTAGCATTGAAAAAGAAAAGTTAAAATTATTAAGCGAAGCAAGAGCTGAAGCAGCTAAAACTAAAGCTGAAGGAGACCTTACGGCTGCAAAAATTTACGAAAATGCTTATGAAAAAAATGTTGAATTTTACAAATTTTGGCAAGCACTAGAAAGTTATAAAATTACACTTAAAGATAAACGAAAAATATTTTCAACAGATATGGATTTTTTCAAATATTTACATACTAAAAAATAAATCATACAAAATGGGTAAATACTTATTTTTTAGTATGAAGCCCATTTTCGCAAAAAATTTCAAAGATAATGATACTATGATACAAATAAGTAATCATTTCAGTAAAAAAATTTCAAAAGTTAAGACAATAATTATTGCCTTAATAAACAGAAAATAAATACTAATATATCCCTAAACTTAAAAGAAACAGACGAAAAATAAAGCTGATTAAATTTAATAACAAATAAAATTATTTACACAAAAAATTAAAAATCACTTTTTTATTGACAAAAAATCTTGTTTATGAAAGAATTATTTCTGTTAATAAAAACTATGCTCTTAAAAAAAACCTAGCCGCTGTAGCTCAGTTGGTAGAGCAAAGGACTGAAAATCCTTGTGTCAGGAGTTCGATTCTCCTCGGCGGTATTATGTAAGTTAAAGATTTTTGTATGTAATGTAGCCAAAATTTAAAGGAGCAAATAGACTTTACTCCTCTATTGTTGAAGGCTATGTAAAATAAATATGACTATATCTCAATTGACAAAATATAGAGCTAAATTCTTATCTCACAAATTCAGTTATCTTAGAAAATGATATTGAAGGCTTTAAAAGGACTCTCAATGATTCTTAAAGAAACAAAAAAAGTAGAAGATCTAACAGAAAATGACATAATCTTTTCAAATATTGGAAATCTGGCTAAGTTAAGTACAAGAATAAATGAAAAGATAATTAAAGTTCTCAACAAAGGTAATGTCTCATGTGTACCAGTAATAAATAATTACAATAACATTCCATATGAAAAGCTAATAAATATAGTTAATGACGAACTTCTAAATAATGAAATCAATTTTTTAAAGGAAGACCTAGCAGAAGTTTTAAAAGACATATATAAACCATTTTCAGAAAAAGACAAAATATTTACAATTGCCGGAACAAAAACAATCATTAATTTAAATATTCTCATGGAAAAAGAACCTGATCCAATTTACCATAAGGCAATAATTGAGGGCAGCTCAAATATTTTACCAAAACACAAAATAATATCTATTCAAAAGATACTATCAAAAATATATAATTACTTTGATTGCCAAAAAATTAGAAATAAAGATAATCTTAATAGTACAAGAACAATAAAAAAGCTATACCTATACTCAATTAGAAGAGATTATGAATTCTTCAGAGGGCAAGTAAAAACAGAAGGCGATTCTGTATTGCTACATGCAATTGATACCACAATATACTTTTTAATAACCATTGCACAGTTAAATAAAGAAAGGGCAAGAAAAAATGCTCCACGTTTAACATCAAAATTTTTTATTGACAAATCAGAATTAACAGAATTCACAGAATTTTTTTATGATAATGATACTATATTACAAGCTGCACTTGGAGTACTATTACATCCAATCGGACTCATGCATACCACAATATTACAAGAATTAAGAGAAAAGATTAGCCTTAAGAATGAATACATAAGAGAAAAATATGTGTCTAAAATAGAAATTTTAGAACAAAGTGTCAATGTTTCCAAAAATCTATTTAGAATGAGAGAAGATATTTCTGCCATTACAAAGATGATGATAAACGGACAAAAAAATTATCTTAACATCAAAAATGATTCAAAAACAACAATAAAAAAATTTACCCATGAACTTACTAGAATATTTTGCATAATAGACGTTTATGATGAAATGGTTAATCCAATAATCATCAAAGAACCTGTTAATCCCTTAGAGGCTATTAAATTTTTAACAGAAAACAGTGATAAATACCATTGGAAAAAAGACAAACCAGAAGAATACTTAAAAAACAAAAAATTTGATGTCGAAATGCTAAAAAATTTTCTGAAAGTGCTTGCACCATTCGATTATGGAGATATATTAGACGTATACACAAAAAATTGCAATGAACTTCTATTTAAAGCAGTTGTCCTTGAATATACAATAGGTATTTTGCCTATTTTATCCATTATAAAACAAAAGGACAAATTCTATAAAATTGGAGACATACTAATGAATATTGAAGCCAAAGAAATTATCATAAAAAAACAAAATGGAACAATTACGAAAAATCCATTAAAAAATGCTGATAAAATTGAATTAAGGCACAACATATCAGAACTCAAAAGTAATGAATTTAAACTTTTAACTTCTAGTCAAGAATAATGCTTTCTCTACACATAAGAATTGACCTTAAAAAAATCAAGTCTTGAACCCCCATATTTTCTAAAATCATACCTAGAAAGTCTTAAAATATTATCGTCTAAATTTTCTCTCGAAGGATAATGAATAATAATTTTTGCATCTTTCTTTAAACTTTCATTTCTCGATATTATTTTAAGCAAATCTTCTTTAAAAGAATACTTAAAAGGCGGATCAAGATAAATAATATCATAAAAAAGATTATTCTTTTTAAGGAAAAATTCAGCCTTACTGAAAAAAAACTTGTAAGGTTCACTTACAAACTCAAAATTCTTAATTAAAATATTCTTAGAAAGCCTATTATAATCAACAAGATGAGCAAGACCAGCTCCCCTACTTAAAGCCTCAAGAGACATTATCCCCGTACCTGCAAATACATCAAGAAAATTTGACCCTAAAACCTGGTTAAAAAAAATAGAAAAAAAGGCTTCTCTAACAATAGCCATCACAGGACGCACACTACCTGTTTTAGGAAAAGTAATTTTCCATCCCTTATATTTACCTGCACTTATATGCACAAGGACAAATTTTAAACCATTTTTAAAAAATGTTAAATACTTACAATCCAAATTCTGATATAATTTTACTTGGGAGCGCAGACAAAATATGAAAGGAATTATCTTAGCAGCAGGATACGGAACAAGATTTCTACCAATTACAAAAACTATTCCAAAGGAAATGCTGCCAATTTTAAACAAACCATCAATTGATTACATTATTGAAGAATTCACTAGTTCTGGAATCAAGGAAATATTAATAATAACTTCAAGGAGAAAAGGAGTTTTGGATAACTATTTTGACAGAGATGTTGAACTTGAGACTGCATTTACAAAAGAATACAAAAAAGATTTGCTAGAAAAAATTAAGATTAAAGATATTAATATTAGTTTTATAAAGCAAAGTGCAATGATGGGAACAGGTCATGCTTTATTACATGCAAAACCCTGGATAAGGACTGAAACTGTAATAGTTGCATATCCTGATGATTTACATATTGGAAATCCATCCTTAACAACACAACTAATAGAATTACACAAAAAAACTGGAAAAAACATATTATCTGTCATCGAAAATCCCAAAGACATTAATAGATATGGAGTAGTAGAATTACATAAAGACAACATTCATGTAAAAAATATCGTAGAAAAACCAAAAATTGGAAAAGAACCAAGCAATAAAGCATCTATTGGAAGATTCTTATACACACATGAATTTTTTCAATATTTAGAAGAAGGATTTAAACTTCACAAAAAAGGAGAATATCACCATATTTATGCTTTACAGAAATTGATGTCTGAGAACAAAGTATTATATAAAAAAGTAGAAGGCGAACGACTTGATATAGGTGATGTTGAAGGTTATTTAGAATCAATAATAAAAGTCGCAAAACGTGATGACAAATTACTACAAATTATCAAAGAATCACTAAAGGATTAAATGAAGATATTAACAAAACATCAAAAGTTCTATGACAATCTTAAAATATTAAAAAAATACATAAACGCAAACATAGAAGAAAAAATTTTAAGGTATAGCATTTTATCAAAACTTTATAAACTCAATGAAGAAGAAATTATAACTCTTATCAAAGTAAGTAAAAATTACGAACTTCAAAAAAACTCAACAAATACCACACTTGAAGAATATTATTATGAAGAAACACAAGACAAAAAAGTCAAAAACTGGCTGCTAGAAATAATTAGAGAAAAAAATTTATTACACATACAAAAAGAAACAAATTTTATTAGCAAAAGACCTGAAATAACATACAAATTAAACTCAACCAATTTTCTCAAACTAATTGCAATACAAAATAATAAAAAATACACACAAGAAAAAAAAGAATTATATAAACAATTAATATTAAATTTCTCTAGTAATTTAAAAGTAGACAATTTAGAACCAACAATAGATATACTAATAGCCGTAAAACATAGAGACAAGAAAAAAATTAAACAAATATTAAAATACAATCAATCATTTCAAAGATTATTTAAATCAAGCTTAAGAAAAAAACAAAGTAGAGTAATTAAAATAAAAAAACTGCTTATTTTAACCTATTGGCCAGTAGGATGTCTATCTAAATCACTTTTCAACAAAATTTTAACAAAAACCTACAGATACATAATAGACGAAGTTTTAACCTTAAAGTACGATGAAATCCTAAAATACCTAAGAGCAATAAAAACTTTCAGTCTTAATAAAATTTTTTACAAAGGATCAAATAAAAATTCTAATTTTAACTATTTTTTCAGTGATTTTACACAATATACCCCAAAAGATTTCCAAAATACTTTAAAGACTTATATATCTTCACTTGAAAAATCTGCAACAAAACAATATCTAAAATGGTTTTTTAAAGACAAAGTACCAAATGAATGGTCAGACTTTATATTTGCAATTAAATATATTGAAAAACATAAGCTGATAAATTTAAATGAAAATATAGAAGATATTACCATGGCAAAATTTAAAGCAGAAGAGTTTTTTGTTTCGTTTGAAAAAATGAATTTCAACCCATATGAAGACTTAAAAATATTTCAAAACAAGCACATACAAAGAACATTCTTACAAAACATAATAAAATATATAAAAAACAATACAAAAAAAATAGATACATGCGGATGGATTGCATTTTACATATATGCAGATGAAGATGACAAGGTAAAATTTTCAAAGAATATAAAAAAATTTTTTAAGAGCAAAAATAACGAAATTCAAAATCAAATATTTGTCTACTTCCTATCTTTTTATACAAAAATTGATAAAAAACATTTTAAGTTCATATCAGAAATAATGATCCAACTTGATGAGAGTAAAATCACAGTACCTGAAAAAATAATAAAAATGCAAAAAACAACTCTCTACAATGTAAACTATCATAAATCATATATTTTCATCAAATCATTAATTTTAAGAACAAGAGTATTTAAAAAAATACTTCACAAAAATATTAAACTAGAAGAATTTAAAACTGAAACACTACTACCTGCCATATATTATCTTGCTTGTTATTATAAACCAGATACATTAAAAAAAGAAAAAACAATACCAATCGAACAAAAAGAAGAAATAATGAAATTTATCATATTCTTAAATAAAGAACAAAATAATTTTGACTTTAAAACGCTATGAAATATAGAAATATTTGCTTAAAAGTAATAAAATAATACTCATAAAAGATATGAAAAAATGCTTATCACCGCTTAAAAATTTGGTCATCTCACTTATTTTACTATTTAACTCAAACCTCGCACATTCCCAAAGATTAATCAAGGTTGGACAAGAAGAAATAAAAAATAAAAACTATCTAAAAGCAATCAAAATACTCAGTGAAGCTATACATAAATACCCAAAAGTACAAAATGGATACTATTTTTTAGCAATGGCTTATAGAGAAAATAATCAACTAACAGAAGCAGAAGGAGCACTATTAGATGGAATTGCAGTAGGAGGGGATATTGATTATAAGTTATATTTTGAACTGGGTAATATAATGTTTAAACGAGGGGAAGGCTATTATAATTTAGCAATTCAATATTATTCCAACTCAATTAAAAGCATGCCCAATTATGACGAAGCATTGCTTAATAGAGCAAACTCTTATGTTGAACAAGGAAAAA harbors:
- a CDS encoding D-alanine--D-alanine ligase → MRKNLMLIFGGVSFEHEVSLRSAYGIYSALVKIDKYNVFSSFIDKYSGVWYLLDSIPDDPALIKRDSSAIISLIPGCGIFVNNRDLKIDVVFPIVHGRTGEDGSIQGLLKMMDIPCVGSGILGSAIASNKYFCKLLLKSFNLPLIPFVGFREYDYLLDKDGIKKDISQNLGYPVIVKPAMLGSSIGISIAYDDTQIEKCIEEAFKYDLTIIAEKFMQVREIECSVIGNDQIRIFSPGEIVIQDFLFYDYDAKYSTIPGNSIIFDIPAHLDTKHLLDIKEYAYLTYRCLELRGMARIDFLIEKDTDLIYINEINTIPGFTDISMFSKMCEHDGLDYESLLDKLITLAFQSYEKKKNNIDFRPL
- a CDS encoding UDP-N-acetylmuramoyl-L-alanyl-D-glutamate--2,6-diaminopimelate ligase yields the protein MNKKTLNNILSRLDKDLVKGIRGSCNVEILGLTYDSRNVLSNFVFFALPGLHFDGQEFIGEAIQRGSNVIVHTTDVDFYYSNVTYIRVDSWNMRRFMSNFSHIFYNEPSKKLKIIGVTGTDGKSSVCFYIYTLLKAMGVKVGFISTVFFEDGSGTLVKNPYRQSTPESTEIHLVLSKMVENNIEYAIIESTSHGLDFRTSRLIDIAYSVAVLTNVTHEHLEFHGTINHYLNAKLSLFSSANDNGGFGIINMDDDNFSLFLNSINRAYTYSLRNQRADFFVSRINEQINFTEFEFYHKNIKYDARINLIGSFNVENVMAALIVVNQIMCVDIADLTDKLINIEGLCGRMQGVDFGQDFSLIIDYAHTPGAFFKIFPIFKRLSKNRLISVFGSAGERDVIKRRLQGEIANRYSDIIILCDEDPRGEDSMQVIKNIAEGISEKTLNKNLFFIPDRRSAIEKAISIACTGDLVVTLGKGHERSIIYKDKSIFWDEEAVIKDIILNMN
- a CDS encoding hemolysin family protein, whose translation is MLELIIILTSIILSAIFSASETAYTSLSLIQLQDIKKKGRLGTIVYHLAQNPSKLVTTILIGNNIANITASALTTKFVLDKYGHNALALSTGIITIIVLICSEIFPKQIAILNNESIVLSTSILLKILTIILTPIIYAINGIVKGLLSLCKIKASQKMTKDSIKNMLSLAEKLGILENDDRIFMQKMLNIGEVRASEIMTHRTKVFLLSSTSKLKDKIKLIKKEGYSRIPVYKGQNREQIIGILITKDLIEISKKKLEKSIIKFVKPAVFVQQNKRIKDILDVMRQKQKIMAIVIDEYGGFSGILTIEDIVEKIFGEIFDEYDFEEEKQLITKKDEHIYLISGETTFDEIEETVGIKIQHKDYINTIGGYIMDLLDKIPTKGEQVNTEHGEYLIEEIQNHKIKKITFKKLEKE
- the hflK gene encoding FtsH protease activity modulator HflK, coding for MLNNITKFLNKTYDYMITLIVLVIILIIAISNIFIVGPSEEAIVLRLGKLNRTLESGIYIKIPLIEDKVIVPVKIVQEVKFGFNTNNKTATYSGEDEGIIITGDLNIINVEWLVQYKISDPYSFMFKVEHPEETIKDIAKSSMNKLIGDNTIFEIINDNRVGVTEGVKISMNEIIKKYNLGIDIVQVQIRNAMPPKGKVYEAFEDVNIAIQDKNKFINEGKKKFNQVIPKIRGEALKLIEEAQGYKVNRINNALAETAIFNAILSSYTKAPEITIERIYNEAMREILENKDNIEIIDKNLNNFLPFKEVK
- the hflC gene encoding protease modulator HflC, translating into MKHILKFLFSITKILASVLILVLTLLAIVQPIYILKENEISITTRLGRIERTENTAGLKYKIPFIENVQIFPRNILRWDGEPQRIPTGGEEKQLIWIDATARWRISDINQFYTAIKTMDRAYTRINAAIEPAVRGVIAKYPLLEIIRSSNNPIQRLSDGVLIPEEIKNNTTYKITKGRKVIENEIIKVSNNNTKDIGIEIVDVLIRKIGYDLSLIDSVHNRMISERQQIAEEQRSMGIAEQTKILGSIEKEKLKLLSEARAEAAKTKAEGDLTAAKIYENAYEKNVEFYKFWQALESYKITLKDKRKIFSTDMDFFKYLHTKK
- the rsmD gene encoding 16S rRNA (guanine(966)-N(2))-methyltransferase RsmD → MHISAGKYKGWKITFPKTGSVRPVMAIVREAFFSIFFNQVLGSNFLDVFAGTGIMSLEALSRGAGLAHLVDYNRLSKNILIKNFEFVSEPYKFFFSKAEFFLKKNNLFYDIIYLDPPFKYSFKEDLLKIISRNESLKKDAKIIIHYPSRENLDDNILRLSRYDFRKYGGSRLDFFKVNSYV
- a CDS encoding UTP--glucose-1-phosphate uridylyltransferase encodes the protein MKGIILAAGYGTRFLPITKTIPKEMLPILNKPSIDYIIEEFTSSGIKEILIITSRRKGVLDNYFDRDVELETAFTKEYKKDLLEKIKIKDINISFIKQSAMMGTGHALLHAKPWIRTETVIVAYPDDLHIGNPSLTTQLIELHKKTGKNILSVIENPKDINRYGVVELHKDNIHVKNIVEKPKIGKEPSNKASIGRFLYTHEFFQYLEEGFKLHKKGEYHHIYALQKLMSENKVLYKKVEGERLDIGDVEGYLESIIKVAKRDDKLLQIIKESLKD
- a CDS encoding BB_0208 family protein, with product MKILTKHQKFYDNLKILKKYINANIEEKILRYSILSKLYKLNEEEIITLIKVSKNYELQKNSTNTTLEEYYYEETQDKKVKNWLLEIIREKNLLHIQKETNFISKRPEITYKLNSTNFLKLIAIQNNKKYTQEKKELYKQLILNFSSNLKVDNLEPTIDILIAVKHRDKKKIKQILKYNQSFQRLFKSSLRKKQSRVIKIKKLLILTYWPVGCLSKSLFNKILTKTYRYIIDEVLTLKYDEILKYLRAIKTFSLNKIFYKGSNKNSNFNYFFSDFTQYTPKDFQNTLKTYISSLEKSATKQYLKWFFKDKVPNEWSDFIFAIKYIEKHKLINLNENIEDITMAKFKAEEFFVSFEKMNFNPYEDLKIFQNKHIQRTFLQNIIKYIKNNTKKIDTCGWIAFYIYADEDDKVKFSKNIKKFFKSKNNEIQNQIFVYFLSFYTKIDKKHFKFISEIMIQLDESKITVPEKIIKMQKTTLYNVNYHKSYIFIKSLILRTRVFKKILHKNIKLEEFKTETLLPAIYYLACYYKPDTLKKEKTIPIEQKEEIMKFIIFLNKEQNNFDFKTL